The genomic region tatatatgtatatatattttaacccAGAGTATTATATgacattatataaaaacaccATAAGATGAacaacaatataaaaaaaaaactattatagatatttattacataaataaaatttttgtttcttaCACTTGTGCatcaatttatatttatatataatctagattgaataataatatttttatttatataagagATTAGTTTAagcatataattttcttaatcacaaagaatattttcaatagataaatgaaaaaatctTTTTCTTAAAGATATGTATTCATTATAACTAAGATTTaagttcatttttatttacttcaattacatattttaagaattttacgagaataaaaataaccaTTGAAACACTTAATATAGATGTTGATAATGCAATGAACTTTGCATTTTCACgtagataatataaaaaattgtctGTTCCATTAAGTGGAATAAGATCCTTCCAAGTTTGGGAGAAAAATTgatctaaaatatatattacagatgctgttaaaaaaagtattactGGTAGAACAAATATCAAAGCTGTACTTATAAATACAGAAcgttttaaactttttttctgAGAAGGATCTCTACTTTtcctatatttatatataatacaaaataccctatataatagtttttcaaaaaaagtatatattgtTGTATATGGTTTACATATAACAGACGTACATTTTTTAACTAATGATTTGGCTGcaaattttgaattatatttttttttagatacGCTTCTTCCACTGCAATCTGATTCAGCagagtattttttattttttaaataatcatttttgtTTAGATGTAATTTATGTTTGTATCCCAACTTGATTGTTTTATTCTTATCTTCTGAtaatattctattatttcTTGAATTTAATATGATACATTCACAGTTTCTATCGTATAAATATTCATCAGAATTACactacaaagaaaaaaaaaatattcatgttGTGTATAATATGAGATATtaatttacaattaaaaaaaattttcttttaaatatatataatatcaaataaaaaaaatataaagcaaaTTATCTGGCATGTAAATGTGGTAccaaattataaatataagagtagatgaaattaaaaatgataaatattgtagttttaactaaaataaaatatttaatattccCTTTCATTTTGtcaatatttaatattataatgtatttatttataaaaaaaaataggtcGTATATTGGGGAAATAGAGATGAAAAATAATCTTCTTTCAtctgttattttatttttttatattactttttcttaCATAGTATTAAATTGTTTAAGCAAaacacaaatataaataatataacagaaaattcaacaatataaattctttacgaaatatttagaaagaatttatttataaaaaaacttcAATTAAAATGACTTCGGTAGAGCtaatttcattaataaaccaataaatataaatatacattcttcttttttatctaaaggaaaaaatataaatttcttctattaataatcttcaaaaaataaaataaaatggctTCTCTgattcttaaaatttttgttttgcatttaaaatataaacaaacttctatataaatgattacattaatatacattaGGAATATAACAATTGAAGTATCTATGTTcttgtaaatatacatagtTTCTTGTACTTATTAAAAAActctaaattattatatataatttaattcgTGTAATAtgttggaaaaaaaaagaactatatatttttattattgtaaaaattataaggcTGCGCCTTATATATACTTGAATCTATAGTGcgtttatataattttattgtagaATATTTATTGGAAGATTGAATTAACATactaaattttgtatttagaaaataaactCCAAATTATAGTTTTGTAgttttatatcatattacTATACGTAtcacataataatttttatataattttaaaaaatatatgttatttattatcattaaaataGAATGCACAATATTTAATAgttcatttaattatataattatttatttcctaTTAATGAATTACAAATTTATAAGTTATATGGAAAtagtacattaaaaaaaataagagaaaagaaaaatataaaagtaaatttaaggaaaaatatttttacgaattagaaaattaaaaaaaatttcaccataatataattttacattataaatttgaaagaaaaatattttctttattcaattttaagggataaaatgtaaataaaacaatataataatattttagaatatctttgaattattaatttttactttgaATTTTAACAGAGAAAGAACTCCGTATTTATACCTTGTgctttataaataatttctccctggattcatatattaaattataacttttatGAAACAATTTTAAGTTAAGTAAcatagtttttttattaatattaccgacaaatgaagaaaaacTAATATcccaatatttttattcatccTCGTTTGTTGCATTTGGCAACTTGAGttaactataaaaatattatatattaaataaattattttaattataaataattagtTAGTACTAATATATCAAATTAAATTACTGTTCtaagaaataattaattgaaaataagaaaacggaattataataatttttaatatattatataacacataTTACTTTGGAgcatttcaaaaaataagataataatttttttatttcatgctttcatatgtatatacatttatatatacacaccaAAAGAAAGTATTAAATTACTTCAAAAGAATACATTATTATGGGAACAAAAGTACTAAAACACTATAATtggtataaaaaatatatatgtatatttttatagttatgtataaatgaacGCTATCTAgcttgtaaaatattatcatgtatacaaaacaaaaaaaaaatgttaatgcATAATTTCATCAAGAGAAAAGTAAATCTTGActatttacaaaaaagtataatttttctgAAAGCCATGTATTCATTATAATTAGTTTTCTATTTCATCTCCTATTTctattacataatttataaattttaccaGTATATAAATTACCACAGTGAtacttaatataaataacgaCAATAAAAAAGCTTGGATTCCACATTTTGTCATAAAGTCATGAAAATATTGACTATTTTCCCCCAATACTAGTTTACCTAGCGGAGGACAAACTAACAAAAGTAATGAAAGTACtgtaaaaaaacatattgaCGGTACAGCAAAAGTTAAAACCGCACTCTTACAAGCTGAACATTTTAAACTCTTTTTCTGTATAGAATCTGTACATTttctgtatttatatatagcaGCAAATCCTCCATAAATTAACTTTTCGAACATATTATCTAATTTAACAAATGGTTTACATAATACgcatattttcttcttcaatAATTTTGTTGCCTCAACTCTTgaattacttttatttttagatttaaatttttcatagtATTCTGTTTTACAATTgttatcataattttctatttcacAATtactttctttatttctcATATAGTAATATCCATTTCTACGTAAGTTATGTGCTAATgatacttttttcttttttttcttaaatttagATAATAATCTATAATTTCTTGCATATAGTGCTATATtctcaatattttttatatctaatattttatcaaagttatactaaaaataaaataaaacatttttattttttaaaatgtgatatatttatctacgcatacaaacaattttttgttctaaatatatatatatatatatattatttatatatgtatatataacacgaatgagcaaaaaatataaagaaaatttacttcattattataattatacctTATTACAGAAATATGAATACATCCAAatgaaatacataaatataatagttttaactgaaataaaaaatatcatttttacatacatactaaaattatttcgTTTATTATCTttgaatatgtaaataatttcctatgtatacacaaaattcaaataaatatatacttccATTTCGTTTGtgacattattttatttttttaaaaaataataaattttaaagaaaaaattaaaaatagaaagattaaataagaataatataaaaaatattttagcaAACATTtccataaatttattttttaaaaactaaacattatttaaaacaatttttggTAAATagaattttgttattatatgttgaaaatacattttaacaTCCTATAagtgtaaaattaaatttcttTTCGAATACATATCAAATCAAATCAAATgagtttttttttgctcGATGATATCTGTGTTATACAtttagaacaaaaaaatttacgtaataagaataaaaatatattatcacttaataagaatataattattaattttctgAAAAACAtcctattaataatatagttatatatatatatatatatatttttttttttaaacattattttttaattaaaaaatataaattatcatatagaatataattacaaaggcagtataaaaaagaaaaaataaaaaaactagaaatttttttttattgtataaattttgaTCGAACATATGATATACggctttaaatatataaaaagtttatatattctatttgttaaaatttgaatgtaaaatttaaattacatacaaaatttttatatcttaaaaAGTGTAATCCAAATTAAtgcttttaaattttttcatcatattaatataagtacaatactataatttttatgtaatataaaaagtattttttagttattataacaaaaaaagtaTTCATTAAACTTAAGAATTcaattaagtatatatatgtatattttttttattaaaatattataaatataaaacttctactgtaatattaatattaaaaaataaaaatataaaaacatatttactaaaaaacatttttagtaattaagttaattttaattgatatattaacaaaatataacataaaaaaaaataatttagaacATAAATGAATGTATTCGAAAATTTcgaaatgttaatatataaagtattatacaataaaccttataaaaataattgatatactaatttttttattgaaaatttttaaagagtGAAAGAACACtgtattctatttttatgcgctaataaatattttctagATCAATGTAATAATGTATAACTGTTATGCAactaatgtaaataaaataaattatattttatcggAATAATGACTACTTAATCAAACATATTTGTACTCCAATATTTTCAttcctttctttttgtttctcATACACTTAGGCGttagttatataaatattattcattaaatacattattgtagttatataaataattaatgtattcttatttatataataaaattactcttctaaaaaataattaattaaatgaaaaaaaaaaatcattaaattaaatacattatatttactatCACTATGAGGAAATGAtacaaaaatacaatatttaCTCATTTCACCATTTCATAAGTATATGAttagatataatatatatatttatatatatatttataaacagTTTTAGAAATATTCTTGGTTTTAGACGTTTGATGTTACATATTTTGTTTCGgatattgtatatttaaatttttttacaaaaataaaatagttcataataataataataatatatcttaCATAGAATATCCACTAATACaagtgaaatatatttatttttttgataataaattaatattttttagattctcaattaaataatttatcttGTCACATTTAAAAGTTCCTTTTTCCTAAACCATTTAtgaatgatatatttaataaaaaaatcaatatcatttttaactAGTTAATTACACATGTTcatcaaaattaaaattttttgcataaataattttcaccACTttctgtaatatataattttctctttagtaaatgtatatatccTATACTAAtggaattattatatatattcttgtTCTTATGTAtctattgtatatatatatatatgtatatatatatatatttatttattttaacgccttaatacatttttatctcttttatatatatctattgtAATGTACACGTGTTCTCATAAAAACAAGTAGAATAatagtttatttttcttctaatAAGTGTTTTCATTAATGATATGTAATAACGCTCTATATGACATCATTTATTTCagtattttgtttaaaattaaatgatatggcacaatatatatattcagttaaaataatattatactattatttcattaagtataaattatataatggtATTTACTATATAGCTATTATTTCTTTGCAACTAAGGGAGTAGTACTAATGTGTCTATTAAAATACGTCAtcacaaaattatatatttcaattaaTCATGAAATGGAGGGACATTTCATGCCTCACCTTTTTGTTATCATACAATGACATATGTATCATTTAATTATAGCATATTAGtgtcatttatttttactaattaaCTTCTTatgttcaaaaaatatttaacacTTTCATATCCTCTATGATTTTACTTATACTTATCCAATATAATGTTCactaaaaaaacaaaaaaaagttaaatttatttgtcTATCACAAAACATAAGATTTATcaaatatacacatgtaaaacaaatataaatataatagcCAATTTCCtttgttatatattcattcctttccttatacataattattaacaagggaagttttagaaaaataattaataaaaaataaaagctgCATTCTATATTACACGCATGACAAAGAACATAATATTAAGCGGAAATTTCAAAGTATAGTAATgtgtaaaatgtaataaaattagtaaCGAAATTATAGTATAcattgaaataaatttattaaaataaaaacaagaactgttattcttttatcttctattatttataaagtcataaattttttactgtTTTGTGCCTTACATAAtgctataattattaattaaacaaaatgtttcttaataaaaaagaccGAACAGAAAAATGGATATAAAGGAATTATCATagatattatttaaaaattttcatattatctATTGCATTAAGTTacattgatttttttttttttttaaatttatcttagctctcatataataaatttatactttaaggaatattaaataaatgttgacgacatttatataacctgtaatttactttttatatatatttaagaagaataaagtaaaaagaaaaaataacaatatatgtGCATTCATTCACTTCAGTtctttatatgaaaaagaggagaattaatattttttataaaattaataaaactatTCTTTGattatatcaaataatttttaagatACAACaaggtaataataaaaattaaactatatttttctgttaCATATGTAAACTACACAAGATAATCATAAATTTATTGGAATCACtatatttagtaaaaattttaacttgtatatatacatatattattcataaggatatattgaaataagcaaatatacatatatagacataatattttgtcaaactaaaacatattttaatatacaatttgtaaaatataaaaacattcaaattaaccaaaaaatttaaagtttatttttattgtttccTATAAAAAGGAATAGGCATTTACAGGTGAATTTATTAGAGCTGcacaattatatttatgcttttgacatatatatataagaaaataattcataataatttttttaaaaacctATTTTAGGGAAATGACGATATTGacttttattcattttactttttacatgtaatattttatcgtatttttttatctttctcCAGATATAGATAGCCGccagtataaatataaaagtcaTTATAGTACATATTATTTCAAATGATAATCCAAAAGTTCCTGAAAGTATTTTATTACCAACAACATTTTTAGGAAACATTGAAGGAACACCTAGTATTAGACGTACTACGAAtaagataaataaaacatataaaaagtatattttgttttttttacacctttttaaaaaattaatatcagAATTCACAGCATAcctaatattatttgtataatatattttgtctaatattcttttttcaaaatatgaaTCTCTTTCTGTACATACATTAGATTTACATTTCCTATATGGTACATAGCCctctatattatttaacgAATGTTTACTAGAAtgtttatttcttcttcttgTCACTTCAACATCATTAAATGCATCTCTTTCCTCAtgcatttcatttttttgcatcttttcttttaaaaatacagtACTTGAATCCTTAATAGGTCTATATTTTGATAGTAATCTATAAGTTCTTGTATCTAATTTCTTATGAAAATTGTAAGTGTCACCCAAATGTAAATTAAACTTATtctaaaaaaaggaaaaaaatgtaaatactttttattaattaagaAATGAATAACTTCATTCAGAGAAAACGTctaaacaagaaaaaaacaacaaaaaaaagaataatacaaaatatactttaattatataataataccaTATCATTGTTTATATAGCGCACACaacataaaaacataaacataaaaattattataaaaaccagtaacttatttttttgctcCATTGTTAGAATTATcgatattataatatatacagttAGAAAAAAGTTaacaaaaatgtaatttatgTCTAATGATAAAGGTttcaatataaattaataaaaacaattatattaaaacttCATAAAGAacttaataaatgtatataaatataatatattttacaaaaggataatgaataattactataaaatttttatatcactgttatttacaaaaactgaattttcattataataatataatttagtttcattaataattattcaaattttataaaataattatttaacattagacttaataaataatattttattaactcttttgaaaaaaaaaaaaaagattattatctaatatttctaattattgaatttattaaaacatgTAAAAGCCACAAATGTAGTTAGCACTCACAACACAATGTATTAAGACTTGATTAATTTCAActgttttttcttattactaCTTTCATTATATACGAACTGTATCTTATAAAATTGAGttcttataattaaaagtttttaattagaaaaataaataataaaattaattttttaaaaagaggttgcattataatttattcctTAATAACTAATATAATAGAGATTTTT from Plasmodium malariae genome assembly, chromosome: 11 harbors:
- the PmUG01_11014300 gene encoding Plasmodium exported protein, unknown function, with the translated sequence MYVKMIFFISVKTIIFMYFIWMYSYFCNKYNFDKILDIKNIENIALYARNYRLLSKFKKKKKKVSLAHNLRRNGYYYMRNKESNCEIENYDNNCKTEYYEKFKSKNKSNSRVEATKLLKKKICVLCKPFVKLDNMFEKLIYGGFAAIYKYRKCTDSIQKKSLKCSACKSAVLTFAVPSICFFTVLSLLLLVCPPLGKLVLGENSQYFHDFMTKCGIQAFLLSLFILSITVVIYILVKFINYVIEIGDEIEN
- the PmUG01_11014400 gene encoding Plasmodium exported protein, unknown function, with amino-acid sequence MEQKNKLLVFIIIFMFMFLCCVRYINNDMNKFNLHLGDTYNFHKKLDTRTYRLLSKYRPIKDSSTVFLKEKMQKNEMHEERDAFNDVEVTRRRNKHSSKHSLNNIEGYVPYRKCKSNVCTERDSYFEKRILDKIYYTNNIRYAVNSDINFLKRCKKNKIYFLYVLFILFVVRLILGVPSMFPKNVVGNKILSGTFGLSFEIICTIMTFIFILAAIYIWRKIKKYDKILHVKSKMNKSQYRHFPKIGF
- the PmUG01_11014200 gene encoding Plasmodium exported protein, unknown function, with amino-acid sequence MKGNIKYFILVKTTIFIIFNFIYSYIYNLCNSDEYLYDRNCECIILNSRNNRILSEDKNKTIKLGYKHKLHLNKNDYLKNKKYSAESDCSGRSVSKKKYNSKFAAKSLVKKCTSVICKPYTTIYTFFEKLLYRVFCIIYKYRKSRDPSQKKSLKRSVFISTALIFVLPVILFLTASVIYILDQFFSQTWKDLIPLNGTDNFLYYLRENAKFIALSTSILSVSMVIFILVKFLKYVIEVNKNELKS